In Picosynechococcus sp. PCC 7002, the following are encoded in one genomic region:
- a CDS encoding YggT family protein, which yields MAAELLRVSLGNFIQIYLLLLIVRILLSWFQTADWAMQVMGFLSPVTDPYLNLFRSFIPPLGGLDLSPIVAIFLLQAVGGVLGGGALF from the coding sequence ATGGCAGCCGAACTATTACGAGTCAGCCTCGGAAACTTTATCCAGATTTATCTTCTGCTTCTCATTGTCCGCATTCTTCTCAGTTGGTTTCAGACCGCAGATTGGGCAATGCAAGTGATGGGTTTTCTGAGCCCTGTGACCGACCCCTACCTTAACCTGTTCCGCTCGTTTATTCCGCCCCTGGGAGGCTTGGATCTATCTCCTATTGTGGCAATTTTCTTACTCCAGGCGGTTGGTGGCGTCCTGGGCGGTGGTGCTTTATTCTAA
- a CDS encoding Uma2 family endonuclease encodes MNFTLSLPDTCRLSGEQFFELCQNNPDCRFELSTQGELIIMPPTGGETGRRNIKLSARLEIWSTTNQQGVAFDSSTCFKLPNGAHRSPDAAWVSRHRWDALTATEKAKFPPLCPDFVVEIRSPSDRLQTLQEKMQEYQDNGAKLGWLIDPTTEQVEIYRENQASEILEQPNCLSGEQVLLGFELDLNPIWHLD; translated from the coding sequence ATGAATTTCACCCTCAGTCTTCCCGATACATGCAGGCTCAGTGGCGAACAATTTTTTGAGTTGTGCCAAAACAATCCGGACTGCCGCTTTGAACTCAGTACCCAAGGAGAATTGATTATCATGCCACCGACGGGCGGAGAAACCGGACGACGCAATATTAAGCTATCTGCCCGCCTGGAAATATGGAGTACAACAAATCAACAAGGCGTTGCGTTTGATTCTTCCACTTGCTTTAAGTTGCCCAATGGTGCCCACCGTTCTCCAGACGCGGCCTGGGTAAGTCGTCACCGTTGGGATGCCCTCACCGCTACCGAAAAAGCGAAGTTTCCGCCCCTCTGTCCAGATTTTGTTGTGGAAATTCGTTCCCCTAGCGATCGCCTCCAAACCCTCCAGGAAAAGATGCAGGAATATCAAGACAATGGCGCAAAATTAGGCTGGCTGATTGATCCGACCACGGAGCAGGTAGAAATTTATCGAGAAAACCAAGCGTCAGAAATTTTAGAGCAACCAAATTGTCTTTCCGGAGAACAAGTTTTATTAGGCTTTGAACTCGATTTAAACCCCATTTGGCATCTGGATTGA
- a CDS encoding AIPR family protein — MQTDINIDYSSLVTHIKPYIIKGRTESTAFLYWFLINIYRLEEMDVQNIVCDGSGDKGIDGIYINHNEEIIDIFQAKIVKTPTKTLGDSQLKEFIGSLRQVKNDIDLEKFIKNTHNVQLKGLLENNKEYFLSPDFTVRGVFITNINKDHNAKLLLDTFSNSDLSLVVWDKDLIVENYTSSEKAIPKTQQLSFDVYGFDHAEFYVKNSVKIVIAPLSAIDLVKMEGIENQQIFELNLRKSLGSNKTKVNKDISNSIKDSSEHINFLLYHNGITIICESVDTSEKDKIKIKNYSIVNGCQSVSCLYKNKESITEDLRILARLIQVPSESDLISKITYNSNNQNGIRARDFRSNTPTQVRLQQEINTNFSDFVYQIKTGETKKAQVDDNQKIIDNTLAGQLMLAFDLKLPSRVQRPGRIFDDWHQEIFSRPEVNGARIVALFKIFNIVSNSLSQVNPSIFAGYQITKFFLLYLLRQVLELDEEGKEFCKHPEDFFSSSTQERKMEFAISRIISDLIIDLNAEFEERGGQDYDFKSVFKKTDKINDLSKSILSSYKKMLSRKRIETFSELIENSSQ; from the coding sequence ATGCAAACAGATATCAACATAGACTATTCAAGCCTTGTTACACATATCAAGCCATACATAATAAAAGGAAGAACAGAGTCTACTGCATTTCTTTATTGGTTTCTAATAAATATTTATAGGCTTGAAGAAATGGATGTTCAAAATATAGTTTGCGATGGTAGTGGAGACAAAGGAATTGATGGAATATATATAAATCACAACGAAGAAATTATTGATATATTTCAAGCTAAAATAGTCAAAACTCCAACAAAAACTCTTGGGGATTCACAACTTAAAGAATTCATCGGTAGTCTTCGTCAAGTCAAGAATGATATTGACCTAGAGAAATTCATAAAAAATACACATAATGTACAGCTTAAAGGGTTGTTAGAAAACAACAAAGAATATTTTTTATCACCAGACTTTACTGTGCGTGGAGTTTTCATTACAAATATCAATAAAGATCATAATGCAAAGCTTCTATTAGATACATTCTCTAACAGTGATTTATCTTTGGTCGTATGGGACAAAGATTTGATTGTTGAAAATTATACTTCCAGTGAAAAAGCAATACCAAAGACACAACAATTATCTTTTGATGTTTATGGATTTGATCATGCAGAATTTTATGTAAAAAACTCAGTAAAGATTGTAATTGCCCCTCTTTCGGCTATAGATTTGGTAAAGATGGAAGGGATTGAAAATCAGCAAATTTTCGAATTGAATTTAAGAAAATCATTGGGTAGCAATAAAACAAAAGTCAACAAAGATATAAGCAATAGTATTAAAGATTCTTCTGAGCATATCAATTTTCTGCTCTATCATAATGGCATCACAATTATTTGTGAAAGTGTTGACACATCCGAAAAAGATAAAATAAAAATCAAAAACTATTCGATTGTTAATGGGTGTCAAAGTGTTTCATGCCTTTATAAAAACAAAGAAAGTATTACAGAGGACTTGCGGATTTTAGCTCGTCTTATTCAAGTTCCTTCTGAGTCTGATTTGATATCAAAAATCACTTACAATAGTAATAATCAAAATGGTATTAGAGCAAGAGATTTCCGCTCAAACACACCTACTCAAGTACGTTTGCAGCAAGAAATCAATACAAATTTTTCTGACTTTGTATATCAAATCAAGACAGGAGAAACAAAAAAAGCTCAAGTCGATGATAATCAAAAAATTATTGATAACACTCTTGCTGGACAGCTAATGCTTGCTTTCGATCTCAAGCTGCCCTCCAGAGTTCAAAGACCAGGGCGTATTTTTGATGATTGGCATCAAGAAATCTTCTCACGACCAGAAGTAAATGGTGCAAGAATTGTCGCTTTATTTAAAATATTTAACATTGTCAGTAATAGTTTAAGTCAAGTTAACCCATCTATATTTGCTGGATATCAAATAACAAAATTCTTTTTGCTCTACTTGCTGCGTCAAGTTCTTGAACTTGATGAAGAAGGAAAGGAATTTTGTAAACATCCAGAGGATTTTTTCTCGTCCAGCACTCAAGAGAGAAAAATGGAGTTTGCAATTAGCCGAATAATTAGCGATTTAATTATTGATTTAAATGCAGAATTTGAAGAACGTGGAGGTCAAGATTATGATTTTAAATCTGTATTTAAAAAGACGGATAAGATAAATGACCTATCCAAATCTATATTGTCATCATATAAAAAAATGCTTTCGCGAAAGCGGATAGAAACTTTTTCTGAGTTGATTGAAAATAGTAGTCAATAG
- a CDS encoding THUMP domain-containing class I SAM-dependent RNA methyltransferase: protein MQTYFATVAQGIEELAAQELTNLGAQAVKTEYCGVSFQGDRQLLYKVNLWSRLAFRVLVQIRKVKAFTAKELYRGVQSIDWSEYLAPNQTIAVTCTGKNKNLNHTHFTALQVKNAIIDQQRDQFGDRSSVNVEDPDVLINAHIRDNRCTISLDSSGHSLHRRGYRPAMGKAPLKENFAAGLLDLAEWTPDLPLVDPLCGSGTFVIEAALKSLNFAPGLFQGDFGFQHWQDFDAELWQTLLNEAEYATKDQLQQPIIGQDRDQEVIQQAWTNAENCGVADHIQLACRELEQVEAPADRGVIICNPPYGHRLGADEDLGLLYKRIGDIFKQRFKGWTGYILTGNAELAKRVGLRASRRFVVYNGGLECRLLKYELY from the coding sequence ATGCAAACCTATTTTGCAACGGTAGCCCAGGGCATTGAGGAGCTTGCGGCCCAGGAACTGACAAACCTCGGTGCCCAGGCGGTGAAAACAGAATATTGCGGGGTCTCTTTTCAAGGCGATCGCCAGTTATTGTACAAAGTCAATCTCTGGTCACGGTTGGCGTTTCGGGTGTTGGTACAGATTAGAAAAGTTAAAGCATTTACGGCCAAGGAACTCTATCGGGGCGTACAAAGCATTGACTGGTCTGAATACCTCGCACCCAACCAAACCATTGCCGTCACCTGTACCGGTAAAAATAAAAATCTCAATCACACCCATTTCACCGCCCTCCAAGTAAAAAATGCGATCATCGATCAACAGCGGGATCAATTTGGCGATCGCTCCAGTGTCAATGTCGAAGATCCTGACGTGCTGATCAATGCCCACATTCGCGATAACCGTTGCACTATCAGCCTCGATAGCTCCGGCCATAGTTTGCACCGTCGGGGTTATCGGCCCGCCATGGGGAAAGCACCCCTCAAGGAAAATTTTGCCGCTGGTCTCCTGGATCTCGCCGAATGGACGCCGGATCTGCCCCTCGTGGATCCCCTCTGTGGCTCCGGCACCTTTGTCATTGAAGCCGCCCTAAAAAGTTTGAATTTTGCCCCCGGCCTTTTCCAGGGGGATTTTGGCTTTCAGCATTGGCAAGATTTTGATGCCGAGCTTTGGCAAACCCTCCTCAACGAGGCCGAATATGCCACCAAAGACCAACTGCAACAGCCAATCATTGGCCAAGACCGCGATCAAGAAGTGATTCAACAGGCTTGGACGAATGCGGAAAATTGTGGCGTTGCCGACCATATCCAACTGGCTTGTCGGGAACTGGAACAAGTAGAAGCCCCTGCCGACCGTGGCGTGATTATCTGCAATCCGCCCTATGGCCATCGTCTCGGTGCTGATGAAGATCTAGGGCTGCTTTATAAACGCATTGGCGATATTTTCAAACAGCGGTTTAAGGGCTGGACGGGCTATATTCTTACGGGGAATGCAGAACTGGCGAAACGGGTCGGACTGCGGGCGTCGCGGCGCTTTGTAGTCTATAACGGTGGCTTGGAATGTCGCCTGCTGAAATACGAACTCTACTAA
- the acnB gene encoding bifunctional aconitate hydratase 2/2-methylisocitrate dehydratase has translation MLEAYRKHAAERAQLGIPPLPLTAEQTSELCDRLKNPPEAEQAELLSLLRDRVPPGVDEAAYVKAGFLTGIAKKEITCPLISPQGAVELLGTMVGGYNVQSLVELLKSPDSNIASAAATALSKTLLVFDAFNDVLELSDTNPYAKQVIDAWAEAAWFIGKPKVPEAIAVTVFKVPGETNTDDLSPAPHATTRPDIPLHALAMLESKMPEGLETIAELKQKGHPVAYVGDVVGTGSSRKSAINSVLWHLGHDIPFVPNKKAGGYILGGKIAPIFFNTAEDSGALPIECDVSKLNTGDVITIHPYAGKITNEAGETISTFELKPETILDEVQAGGRIPLLIGRALTDKTREALGLEPTTVFVRPSLPEDTHKGFTLAQKMVGKACGLEGVRPGTSCEPIMTTVGSQDTTGPMTRDELKELACLGFNADLTLQTFCHTAAYPKPVDVVTHKQLPDFFATRGGVALKPGDGIIHSWLNRMLLPDTVGTGGDSHTRFPLGISFPAGSGLVAFAAALGVMPLDMPESVLVKFTGELQPGVTLRDIVNAIPWVAMQQGKLTVGKENKVNVFNGRIMEMEGLPDLKVEQAFELTDATAERSCSGSTIKLSEETVAEYLRSNVVLMKNMIARGYSDARTLLRRIAKMEEWLANPSLMSADPDAEYADVIEVNLNEIKEPIVAAPNDPDNVKLMSECAGDKVDEVFIGSCMTNIGHYRAAAKILEGAGVVKGRLWICPPTRMDEKQLRDEGVYGVFAAAGARTEMPGCSLCMGNQARVEDNATVFSTSTRNFNNRMGKGAQVYLGSAELAAVCALLGKIPTVEEYQAIVSEKIDPFKGDLYRYLNFNEIDGFEDEGRVIALEDMPKIEDLLGMPVGAK, from the coding sequence ATGCTAGAAGCCTACCGCAAACACGCCGCCGAACGCGCCCAATTGGGAATTCCCCCTTTACCGCTAACCGCAGAACAAACCTCTGAACTCTGCGATCGCCTCAAAAATCCCCCCGAAGCAGAACAAGCAGAACTGCTGAGTTTATTGCGCGATCGCGTGCCTCCCGGTGTTGATGAAGCCGCCTATGTGAAAGCGGGTTTTTTAACCGGAATTGCCAAAAAAGAAATTACTTGTCCCCTGATCAGTCCCCAGGGTGCAGTGGAACTCCTGGGAACTATGGTGGGTGGCTATAACGTCCAATCCCTCGTCGAACTCCTCAAATCCCCCGACAGCAATATTGCCAGTGCCGCCGCCACTGCCCTGAGCAAAACTCTGTTGGTTTTCGATGCCTTTAACGATGTCCTCGAACTCTCTGATACCAACCCCTACGCCAAACAAGTGATCGATGCTTGGGCAGAAGCCGCTTGGTTTATCGGTAAGCCCAAAGTTCCCGAGGCGATCGCCGTTACTGTCTTTAAGGTTCCCGGCGAAACCAATACCGATGACCTTTCTCCCGCGCCCCACGCCACAACTCGCCCCGACATTCCCCTCCATGCCCTCGCAATGCTGGAATCAAAAATGCCAGAGGGGTTAGAAACTATTGCCGAACTGAAGCAAAAAGGTCATCCCGTTGCCTATGTCGGTGATGTGGTCGGTACCGGTTCCTCTCGGAAATCAGCGATCAACTCCGTACTATGGCACCTCGGCCACGACATTCCCTTTGTCCCCAACAAAAAAGCAGGCGGTTATATTCTCGGCGGTAAAATTGCCCCGATTTTCTTCAATACCGCTGAAGACTCCGGTGCACTGCCCATTGAGTGTGATGTCAGTAAGCTTAATACGGGCGATGTGATCACCATTCATCCCTACGCAGGCAAAATTACTAACGAAGCGGGTGAAACAATCTCTACCTTTGAACTAAAGCCTGAAACGATCCTCGACGAAGTGCAAGCGGGTGGCCGAATTCCTTTGCTGATTGGCCGGGCACTCACCGACAAAACCCGTGAAGCCCTCGGACTCGAACCGACGACGGTGTTTGTGCGTCCCTCCCTGCCAGAAGATACCCACAAAGGGTTTACCTTGGCACAAAAAATGGTGGGTAAAGCGTGCGGTTTAGAAGGGGTTCGTCCTGGGACATCCTGCGAGCCGATCATGACCACCGTGGGTTCCCAAGACACCACTGGCCCGATGACTCGCGATGAGCTAAAAGAGCTGGCTTGTCTCGGTTTCAATGCGGACTTGACCCTACAAACTTTCTGTCACACTGCCGCCTATCCGAAGCCAGTTGATGTCGTTACCCACAAACAACTGCCCGACTTCTTTGCGACCCGTGGCGGTGTTGCCCTCAAACCCGGTGATGGCATTATCCACTCGTGGCTGAACCGGATGTTATTGCCCGATACCGTGGGAACTGGTGGTGACTCCCATACCCGTTTCCCCTTGGGGATTTCTTTCCCGGCGGGTTCTGGTTTGGTGGCCTTTGCAGCGGCCCTCGGTGTCATGCCCCTTGATATGCCGGAATCTGTCCTCGTGAAATTTACGGGCGAACTGCAACCCGGTGTCACCCTCCGCGATATTGTCAATGCGATTCCCTGGGTGGCGATGCAACAGGGTAAATTGACCGTCGGCAAAGAGAACAAGGTTAACGTCTTTAACGGTCGGATCATGGAAATGGAAGGTCTGCCGGATCTCAAGGTAGAGCAAGCCTTTGAATTGACCGATGCTACTGCCGAGCGTTCCTGTTCTGGTTCGACGATTAAACTCAGCGAAGAAACCGTGGCGGAATATCTGCGGTCTAATGTCGTGCTGATGAAGAACATGATTGCCCGTGGTTACTCCGATGCGCGTACCCTACTGCGTCGGATTGCGAAGATGGAGGAATGGCTCGCGAATCCTTCTCTGATGTCGGCGGATCCTGATGCGGAATATGCGGATGTGATCGAGGTGAACCTGAATGAGATTAAGGAACCCATCGTTGCGGCTCCGAACGATCCTGACAATGTCAAACTGATGTCTGAATGTGCAGGGGACAAAGTTGATGAGGTGTTCATCGGTTCCTGCATGACGAATATTGGTCACTACCGCGCAGCGGCGAAAATCCTGGAAGGGGCGGGTGTTGTCAAAGGTCGTCTCTGGATTTGTCCACCCACGCGCATGGATGAAAAGCAACTCCGGGATGAAGGGGTTTACGGTGTCTTCGCGGCGGCAGGAGCGCGGACGGAAATGCCCGGCTGTTCTCTTTGTATGGGGAACCAAGCCCGCGTTGAAGATAATGCAACAGTTTTCTCTACTTCGACCCGGAACTTCAATAACCGGATGGGCAAGGGGGCGCAAGTTTACCTTGGTTCGGCGGAGTTAGCAGCGGTTTGTGCGCTCCTCGGCAAGATTCCCACTGTGGAAGAATATCAGGCGATCGTCTCTGAGAAGATTGATCCGTTTAAGGGTGATCTATACCGTTATCTCAATTTCAATGAGATTGATGGCTTTGAGGATGAGGGTCGCGTGATTGCCCTTGAGGATATGCCGAAGATCGAAGATCTCCTCGGTATGCCTGTAGGCGCGAAGTAA
- a CDS encoding type II toxin-antitoxin system VapC family toxin — protein MSKPKILVDTSALIAFFVKTETHNQTARKYIVSHPEKEWIILETVFDETVTWFRTRVSSQASVQLGEVLRTEHQYCHLSDSDDDAIWETFRKYDDKKWSYTDCSLLVMSQRLQIPEIFAFDEHIRQMAGLGIVCVPR, from the coding sequence ATGTCCAAACCAAAAATCCTTGTTGATACTTCTGCATTGATTGCCTTTTTCGTCAAAACCGAAACTCATAACCAAACCGCCAGAAAATATATCGTGAGTCATCCAGAAAAAGAATGGATAATCTTAGAAACAGTCTTTGATGAAACTGTGACATGGTTTCGTACAAGAGTTTCTAGCCAGGCTTCAGTGCAACTAGGTGAAGTTCTACGAACAGAACATCAATATTGTCATTTATCCGACAGCGATGATGATGCCATTTGGGAAACCTTCAGAAAATACGACGATAAGAAATGGAGCTACACAGACTGCTCGTTGTTAGTTATGTCTCAACGGCTGCAAATACCAGAAATTTTTGCCTTTGATGAGCACATTCGACAGATGGCAGGTTTGGGCATCGTTTGTGTCCCTCGATAA
- a CDS encoding serine/threonine-protein kinase, with product MEILCTRPGCHHPQNHFSDLDDPTHLKTAQQKYCTSCGMHLILGGRYLPQKLLGQGGFGTAFLARDRYTPTMRLCVVKQFQPMGNLDDQQLAMAQELFEREAHVLERIGNRHPQIPDLFAFFPLIVPQPQGQGTAQYFYLVQEYIEGKDLEQELAARGKLPETEVKEIFVSMLKVLAFVHDQGTIHRDIKPSNIMRHVDGELYLLDFGAVKEVTAGAGAASASQRSTGIYSPGYAPPEQMRGAQVYPATDLYALAVTCIVLLTGETPETLFDGYQNKWQWRKFIQKIEPRFGALLDLMLEPTPGDRPKSAQVALKLLDLPNQQQGSAQPATAATRVQPPAPAKSPKQQKQPPLAPPKKTPPPAKASTGNQAATGSVVPLLIGVGFTGFQGVLLMPLVGTFLAGNVGMGVWGAAMGLIILAIARRILELKEMVILGAITLGAAFFLVQTMEFTTLAMIAVLVGAGLVAAIALFTLIYRLLQKIL from the coding sequence ATGGAGATCCTCTGCACTCGTCCCGGATGTCACCATCCCCAAAATCATTTTAGTGATCTCGATGATCCAACCCACCTAAAAACAGCCCAGCAGAAATATTGCACCAGTTGCGGGATGCATTTAATTTTGGGTGGCCGCTACCTTCCCCAAAAACTTCTCGGTCAGGGGGGCTTTGGGACGGCTTTTTTGGCGCGCGATCGCTATACGCCGACCATGCGCCTGTGCGTGGTGAAACAGTTTCAGCCCATGGGGAATTTAGATGATCAGCAGTTGGCCATGGCCCAGGAATTGTTTGAGCGGGAGGCCCATGTTTTAGAACGAATCGGCAATCGCCACCCCCAAATTCCGGATTTGTTTGCCTTTTTCCCGTTGATCGTGCCCCAACCCCAGGGCCAGGGAACAGCCCAGTATTTTTATCTCGTGCAAGAGTACATCGAGGGGAAAGATCTAGAACAGGAATTAGCGGCACGGGGCAAGTTACCAGAGACGGAAGTTAAAGAAATTTTCGTGTCGATGTTGAAGGTTTTGGCCTTTGTCCACGACCAGGGCACGATCCACCGGGATATTAAACCGTCGAATATTATGCGCCATGTGGACGGAGAACTTTATCTGCTGGACTTCGGGGCAGTAAAGGAGGTCACGGCAGGGGCAGGGGCGGCCAGTGCGTCCCAACGTTCGACGGGGATTTATTCACCGGGCTATGCACCACCGGAACAGATGCGGGGGGCGCAGGTTTATCCAGCGACGGATCTCTATGCGTTGGCAGTGACCTGTATTGTGTTGCTCACGGGGGAAACGCCGGAAACATTGTTTGATGGGTATCAGAATAAATGGCAGTGGCGCAAATTTATCCAAAAAATTGAACCGCGCTTTGGGGCGCTTTTGGATTTGATGTTGGAACCCACCCCAGGCGATCGCCCAAAATCTGCCCAGGTCGCCCTCAAACTTTTAGACTTGCCTAACCAGCAACAAGGCTCCGCTCAACCTGCCACCGCCGCCACAAGGGTACAGCCCCCAGCCCCGGCAAAATCCCCTAAACAACAAAAACAGCCACCCCTTGCGCCACCTAAAAAAACGCCACCTCCTGCGAAAGCCTCGACTGGGAACCAGGCCGCCACTGGTTCTGTGGTGCCACTCCTGATTGGGGTAGGGTTTACGGGCTTTCAGGGAGTATTATTAATGCCCCTTGTGGGGACTTTCTTGGCGGGCAATGTGGGCATGGGCGTTTGGGGGGCGGCCATGGGGTTAATCATTTTGGCGATCGCCCGACGCATCCTCGAACTGAAGGAAATGGTGATCCTCGGTGCCATTACCCTGGGGGCGGCTTTTTTCCTGGTGCAAACTATGGAATTTACCACCCTGGCAATGATTGCTGTTTTAGTCGGGGCGGGCTTGGTGGCGGCGATCGCCTTGTTTACCCTGATTTACCGTTTGCTCCAAAAAATTCTTTAA
- a CDS encoding molybdenum cofactor biosynthesis protein MoaE: MRVPTYPHDQFAIAFAPLSFDTVYRLAEDPGSGAVVVMSGTVRNRSDGKAVHYLEYQAYEPMAIAIFQQIAHDIRQQWPDTNRVVIHHRIGKLEIGEISVLVAASCPHRAEAFAACRYGIDTIKHNAPIWKKEFFAGGTSEWVQGCRTAEGC, encoded by the coding sequence ATGCGCGTCCCCACCTATCCCCACGATCAGTTTGCGATCGCCTTTGCTCCCCTCTCCTTTGATACGGTGTACCGTCTCGCCGAAGACCCCGGTAGTGGGGCCGTGGTGGTGATGAGCGGTACCGTCCGGAATCGCAGCGATGGCAAAGCTGTTCATTATCTCGAATACCAAGCCTACGAACCAATGGCGATCGCCATTTTTCAGCAGATCGCCCACGACATCCGCCAACAATGGCCCGACACAAATCGGGTCGTGATTCACCACCGCATCGGCAAGCTAGAAATTGGTGAAATTAGCGTCCTCGTCGCCGCCAGTTGTCCCCACCGGGCTGAAGCCTTTGCGGCCTGTCGCTATGGCATCGATACGATCAAACACAATGCCCCGATTTGGAAAAAGGAATTTTTTGCCGGAGGCACAAGCGAATGGGTGCAGGGTTGCCGCACTGCTGAGGGCTGTTAA
- the upp gene encoding uracil phosphoribosyltransferase — MASQLRVFVPDHPLLKHWLAIARETNTPTPLFKTAMKELGKWLTYEACRYWLPTLDAAVETPLAQAPATLIHPQTPIIAIPILRAGLSLMEGAQEVIPNIAATYHLGYKRDEATLEVACYLNNLPAQFAPETRLLLLDPMLATGGTITAAMAEVTKRGIAMENVRIISVVAAPPALQKLSLDYPALQIYTAMIDQELNDQGFIVPGLGDAGDRTFGTH; from the coding sequence ATGGCTTCGCAACTCCGGGTTTTTGTGCCTGATCATCCCCTCCTCAAGCATTGGTTGGCGATCGCCAGGGAAACCAATACCCCCACCCCCCTGTTTAAAACGGCCATGAAAGAACTGGGGAAATGGCTCACCTACGAAGCCTGTCGCTATTGGTTGCCCACCCTCGATGCAGCCGTTGAAACCCCTCTCGCCCAGGCCCCAGCCACCTTAATCCATCCCCAAACACCGATTATTGCAATTCCCATTCTGCGGGCCGGACTTAGTTTGATGGAAGGAGCCCAGGAGGTAATCCCCAACATTGCTGCCACCTACCACCTCGGCTACAAGCGAGACGAAGCAACCCTTGAAGTGGCTTGCTATCTAAATAATTTGCCAGCGCAATTTGCCCCAGAAACTCGTCTACTGCTCCTCGATCCGATGTTGGCAACAGGGGGGACGATCACGGCGGCCATGGCTGAAGTGACAAAACGCGGCATTGCCATGGAGAATGTGCGCATTATTTCTGTGGTTGCGGCTCCGCCAGCTCTCCAGAAACTGAGTCTAGACTATCCCGCCCTACAAATTTATACGGCGATGATTGACCAAGAACTAAATGATCAGGGCTTTATCGTGCCCGGTCTCGGGGATGCCGGCGATCGCACCTTTGGTACCCACTAA
- a CDS encoding Uma2 family endonuclease, whose translation MTVATSRPVLTETQNLILPGRYSWEEFQAIQTAIGQAASLRITYLDGVIELMTLEEYHKSIKTIIGFLVELYLFNQGIEFHPVGSATRVSREKSVSFEPDESYYLGEQKEHPDLAIEVNVTSGSPQKLEKYQRLGIQEVWLWQAEKFSIYVLEENTYQALPKSKLLPDLDFELLAQCVLCRRD comes from the coding sequence ATGACCGTTGCCACGAGCCGCCCCGTCCTCACCGAAACCCAAAACTTAATCCTCCCTGGTCGCTACAGTTGGGAAGAATTCCAGGCGATCCAAACGGCGATCGGTCAAGCTGCCAGCCTGCGGATCACCTACCTAGACGGAGTAATCGAACTGATGACCCTGGAGGAATACCACAAATCCATCAAAACCATTATCGGCTTTCTTGTAGAACTATATTTGTTCAATCAAGGGATCGAATTTCATCCTGTCGGGAGTGCCACCCGGGTCTCGCGAGAAAAATCCGTTTCCTTTGAACCAGACGAATCCTATTATCTCGGTGAACAAAAAGAGCATCCCGATCTCGCCATTGAAGTCAATGTCACCAGCGGTAGTCCCCAGAAACTCGAAAAATATCAACGCCTCGGCATTCAGGAAGTTTGGCTGTGGCAAGCGGAAAAATTTTCAATTTATGTCCTCGAAGAAAATACCTACCAAGCTTTACCCAAAAGTAAATTGTTGCCAGATCTTGACTTTGAACTGTTGGCGCAATGTGTGTTATGCCGTCGCGATTAG